Proteins co-encoded in one Vidua macroura isolate BioBank_ID:100142 chromosome 13, ASM2450914v1, whole genome shotgun sequence genomic window:
- the SLC25A20 gene encoding mitochondrial carnitine/acylcarnitine carrier protein, with the protein MAKQPQPISPLKNFFAGGFGGVCLVFVGHPLDTIKVRLQTQPKPQPGQPPLYSGTFDCFRKTLVGEGVQGLYRGMAAPIIGVTPMFAVCFFGFGLGKRLQQRNPDDVLTYPQLFAAGMLSGVFTTVIMAPGERIKCLLQIQAATGETKYSGSLDCAKQLYREAGIRGVYKGTVLTLMRDVPASGMYFMTYEWLKNILTPEGKSVSDLSVPRILFAGGLAGIFNWAVAIPPDVLKSRFQTAPAGKYPNGFRDVLRELIREEGVASLYKGFTAVMIRAFPANAACFLGFEVAMKFLNWVAPGL; encoded by the exons atggcgAAGCAGCCGCAGCCCATCAGCCCCTTGAAGAACTTCTTCGCTGGCGGTTTCGGGGGCGTCTGCCTGGTGTTCGTGGGGCACCCGCTGGACACCATCAAG GTCAGACTGCAAACCCAGCCTAAGCCACAGCCTGGCCAGCCCCCACTCTATTCCGGGACCTTTGACTGCTTCAGAAAGACTCTGGTTGGAGAG GGAGTCCAAGGCTTATATAGAGGAATGGCAGCTCCTATCATCGGGGTGACACCCATGTTTGCTGTGTGCTTCTTTGGATTTGGCTTGGGGAAAAGACTCCAGCAGAGAAACCCTGATGATGTTTTGAC ATATCCTCAGCTGTTTGCTGCTGGCATGTTGTCAGGAGTGTTCACAACAGTAATCATGGCTCCAGGAGAGAGAATCAAGTGCCTTTTACAG ATCCAGGCAGCTACAGGTGAAACCAAGTACAGTGGCTCGCTGGACTGTGCCAAGCAGCTGTACCGCGAGGCTGGCATCCGGGGTGTGTACAAGGGAACGGTGCTGACCCTCATGAGAG ACGTCCCGGCCAGTGGAATGTACTTCATGACGTACGAGTGGCTGAAGAACATTCTGACCCCTGAGGGAAAGAG TGTGAGTGACCTCAGCGTGCCTAGGATCCTCTTTGCTGGGGGCCTGGCTGGGATCTTCAACTGGGCAGTTGCCATTCCACCAGATGTGCTGAAATCACGTTTCCAGACTG ctcctgcaggaaaatACCCAAATGGCTTTAGAGATGTGCTGAGGGAGCTCATCAGAGAGGAAGGAGTTGCATCTCTGTACAAGGGGTTCACAGCTGTGATGATCAGGGCCTTTCCTGCTAACGCG GcatgttttcttggttttgaagTCGCTATGAAGTTTCTTAACTGGGTTGCACCTGGTCTATGA